Proteins co-encoded in one Brassica oleracea var. oleracea cultivar TO1000 chromosome C4, BOL, whole genome shotgun sequence genomic window:
- the LOC106340356 gene encoding uncharacterized protein LOC106340356 isoform X2: MKKIACSRLESKDVVLLFRSMKMERVAETYKDKFVDDLFLFREFMSNDVLVFWQDTRVSSSLKLPWYTMKKGSGSFREHIRLPFGGILGCRFRRHWLVTEANDEWSIEWISQLNELTKILKAADGDW, from the exons ATGAAGAAAATAGCATGCAGCCGACTGGAATCGAAAG ATGTTGTGTTATTGTTTCGATCGATGAAGATGGAGAGAGTTGCGGAAACTTACAAGGATAAATTTGTG GATGATCTCTTTTTGTTCAGAGAGTTTATGAGTAATGATGTGTTGGTATTTTGGCAGGATACTAGAGTCTCATCTTCACTGAAACTTCCATG GTACACTATGAAGAAAGGATCTGGGAGTTTCAGAGAGCATATAAGATTGCCTTTTGGTGGAATCCTTGGATGTCGTTTTCGTAGACACTGGCTCGTTACAGAAG CAAATGATGAGTGGAGCATTGAATGGATCAGTCAATTAAATGAACTTACAAAGATTCTAAAAGCAGCAGATGGAGACTGGTAA
- the LOC106340356 gene encoding uncharacterized protein LOC106340356 isoform X3 yields the protein MKKIACSRLESKDVVLLFRSMKMERVAETYKDKFVVRTSEHGEEVLLLLNDTRVSSSLKLPWYTMKKGSGSFREHIRLPFGGILGCRFRRHWLVTEANDEWSIEWISQLNELTKILKAADGDW from the exons ATGAAGAAAATAGCATGCAGCCGACTGGAATCGAAAG ATGTTGTGTTATTGTTTCGATCGATGAAGATGGAGAGAGTTGCGGAAACTTACAAGGATAAATTTGTGGTGAGGACAAGTGAGCATGGAGAAGAAGTTTTACTCCTGCTGAAT GATACTAGAGTCTCATCTTCACTGAAACTTCCATG GTACACTATGAAGAAAGGATCTGGGAGTTTCAGAGAGCATATAAGATTGCCTTTTGGTGGAATCCTTGGATGTCGTTTTCGTAGACACTGGCTCGTTACAGAAG CAAATGATGAGTGGAGCATTGAATGGATCAGTCAATTAAATGAACTTACAAAGATTCTAAAAGCAGCAGATGGAGACTGGTAA
- the LOC106340356 gene encoding uncharacterized protein LOC106340356 isoform X1: MKKIACSRLESKDVVLLFRSMKMERVAETYKDKFVVRTSEHGEEVLLLLNVSSQAFCSESMSNDVLVFWQDDLFLFREFMSNDVLVFWQDTRVSSSLKLPWYTMKKGSGSFREHIRLPFGGILGCRFRRHWLVTEANDEWSIEWISQLNELTKILKAADGDW; this comes from the exons ATGAAGAAAATAGCATGCAGCCGACTGGAATCGAAAG ATGTTGTGTTATTGTTTCGATCGATGAAGATGGAGAGAGTTGCGGAAACTTACAAGGATAAATTTGTGGTGAGGACAAGTGAGCATGGAGAAGAAGTTTTACTCCTGCTGAATGTCAGCTCTCAAGCTTTTTGTTCAGAGAGTATGAGTAATGATGTGTTGGTGTTTTGGCAGGATGATCTCTTTTTGTTCAGAGAGTTTATGAGTAATGATGTGTTGGTATTTTGGCAGGATACTAGAGTCTCATCTTCACTGAAACTTCCATG GTACACTATGAAGAAAGGATCTGGGAGTTTCAGAGAGCATATAAGATTGCCTTTTGGTGGAATCCTTGGATGTCGTTTTCGTAGACACTGGCTCGTTACAGAAG CAAATGATGAGTGGAGCATTGAATGGATCAGTCAATTAAATGAACTTACAAAGATTCTAAAAGCAGCAGATGGAGACTGGTAA
- the LOC106340356 gene encoding uncharacterized protein LOC106340356 isoform X4 — MERVAETYKDKFVDDLFLFREFMSNDVLVFWQDTRVSSSLKLPWYTMKKGSGSFREHIRLPFGGILGCRFRRHWLVTEANDEWSIEWISQLNELTKILKAADGDW, encoded by the exons ATGGAGAGAGTTGCGGAAACTTACAAGGATAAATTTGTG GATGATCTCTTTTTGTTCAGAGAGTTTATGAGTAATGATGTGTTGGTATTTTGGCAGGATACTAGAGTCTCATCTTCACTGAAACTTCCATG GTACACTATGAAGAAAGGATCTGGGAGTTTCAGAGAGCATATAAGATTGCCTTTTGGTGGAATCCTTGGATGTCGTTTTCGTAGACACTGGCTCGTTACAGAAG CAAATGATGAGTGGAGCATTGAATGGATCAGTCAATTAAATGAACTTACAAAGATTCTAAAAGCAGCAGATGGAGACTGGTAA